The region CGGTAAAAGCAAGATACTTTTTCCAACAATAGTCTGCAACATATCGACAATAGGTATGGTGTAATCATTGTTCAGAAAGAGTGTTGGTTTCTGGTAAACATACTGTATCGATTTTGCTGCAACAACGTAGTGGACGTTATCAACATCTGCATTCCAAGTCTCATGTATTTTATCAAGAGAAATTGTTAGTTTATTGTTGCATCCCCTCTCTGACCAACATTTCTCCAGGAAATTCTTCACATTATTGAAAGTTTCATTAACACTTTTATGAAATGTCCGGATTGATAATTTTGCTGTAGCCCGAGCAGGTATATTCCATTCGTTTATGTTGTCCAAGGAACTGTTCACATCATGTACGATCAAAGAGGGAAAAAGAAATCGGTGTTTGAATATGTCTGATTTATTGCCATTAAATAGTAGGTCATTTGCACCCATACCTTTCATAAGGTTATTCAGATCCAAATCTGAACTTAAATAAGCGCTAATTTCTTCTTCAGATAATACCTCTGCTTGTAAATCGAGTTCTGACATTTTTAAATTTCCTTCTTCGTCAGTCAATGTTCCAAGTAGGTAAAGTAAATCCTTCATGGCGTCTCGAATCATTCCACTGCATTTAGTGCATTCCATATTTCCCATCGAACACTCTACTTCGATTGAAAAATAACACAATCCTTTTAACTTCTTAACTACGCAGGGGGAGTCTGCTTGAAGCCAAGAACCTTCATTAATACAAACATAATCGACTTTATCTGAAAATACAtccaattttaaattgttttttctcagTTCTCGGGTTCATAGATATAATATCGAAAAGAAATATTCTTGAGATTCACTCAATAAGTGCCATGCCTGACCCACAGATGGCGCGCCAGTGTCATAACATTTTTTTGTCCTCTAACTTCTTCatatcttttctgtagaaagatgcgTTTTTGCTTTCGAATTAGGCTTCAACTTCGgaaatcacttcttcataacaGCCATATTCCTTTCTCCTGGGGGGCATTCTTTTGATTCTGCAAAAAACCAGTAATCACTGGGAGGGCAGATCTAGGAAATAAGCTGGgtgatcaagcagttggaagcgcaattcgttcaatttggccataattttcatcgatttgtgacaattatcattttcaattaaCGAAACTCATCTCAATCCATTtttgaaacaacaacaaatgtattgACACCTTATCTTCAATATCTAGATCCAGAAATTTTGAAGCTTAGTACTAACAAGAAAAGTGGCGGTGCCATCTGTGCGCCATTctcgggacttattgagtgacgtgtGTGAGGAATTGATCTTTCAGCTAATTTTCTTAAACACAATTCTGTAATGATACAGGGTGACTGGTGACTATGTTCCCTCAGAAAAGTTTCAGAAATACAGAGTGTTTGccgaaaaaattgatattcttcTGATATTTAACACAATTATTATGATGATCATCCTTcataatcaaaaattcaattacGTGTTAGGAAAAATTGCCAATTTCGAACTAAATTATTATGATGGAAGAGCgatcataataataaatcataatGTAACAGTTAAAATTTATCATTAGAAATTGTGTATCAAAGGAGGTAGTTAGAAGTTAATGTGTTTTTGAAGGATATTCATGTTTTGAAGAATTATATCATTTCTGAATGGAACAATATGAGAGTGAATTCCTTTTCGTATAATTATCCTTTAATTCTAAAATGCACCATCGTACCTAAAAAACAATCTTTCTCAGAAATGAGAAGATTGCTCAATCCTGTGTTTGATTCTGTTTCTTTGGGGGAAATTATAAACTTAATATTTACAGGCTTATCAATTTTCGATGTTTCAAAGACTTCGATGGTATTCAGCCAAGCAATTATCGAGCTTAAATCCAAAATACCATTTccgtaaaaattattattttgcaaGTGATTTCCCAATTCATCTTCTTTTTGAATTCCTGTGAATCCAAAGTGACAGTAAATCAGAATTGTGGATTTATTGGGGCAATGTCCTGCCGCCGAACTTCCAAAAATCACACTAGTTGAGTGAATAGCACCGTCCAATTTAACAACTTCCACGTTTTTTAATTCTGTGAAGAAACCAAGAGATTTCAATAACTTATCAACCCATTCGATTACTCCTGTAGTATCTTGTGATTTTTCAGCATTCGCGCTCACTGATATTGCTTCGTTGAATCGTTCTATAAATTCATCCTGTTTTTGATCAATGCACTGgaatatttcagataaagcATTAGGCAATGCCATTATAATAAAAGTATTTGACATAAACTAATTTCAATTGTCATTAATCAATATCTAAATCTTGTAATTTATCTCTTCATCGATAATGATAATTGTGCGATGCCTTTAAACTTCCCAAGAAATCCATGGACTTTTTTGTTGTTGACACTGtatactttgataattgttgcAATTTGATAGATGATGAAAAATGAGTTTGATCGATAGAGGAAATATGACTTTTCTGACAAAAAAGTCAATGTAATTGACTGTTACAGTATCAAGAccaaaaacactatttacatttttagCCGCCTGTCTTGCATTTTTGCCTTTATCgcagaaaaactgtaaaataaagagtattttctctttgctagtttCCAattttgacgcgcgctcaaactaaactgagtcaactaatcgcaaaactgtcagaaaagtttttgtagtacggaatctcatctttctaacaccATATAGTGGTACCCGATGCAACGCGAGATACCCATTACTAAAGCCATCATCGAGAAGTCATCATCATCAATAGCAGATGTAGAATATCTTTTTTTAATCATAAATTCAAGATGTACTTTCGTTAAGTaaaaactgaaacaatcaaatGTTTGGTAGTATATCCAAATTAAAAGAGGATTGAATTTCCTACAAAATGGTCTACCATACTCTATTCGTATCTCTCACCTCTTATCTTCGAATCgccatacagggtgtcccaatgaAAAGGTGCCACCCATGATATTTctcataatataatatatagcgGAATTTACATGAATACGTTTACTAATGTTCGTGGGGGGGCACATTTTACTAAATAGTGGATGCTTGAAAACGCAACCCTCTATGAGGGGGCGCTATAACCCCAAGAATTTTAAAAAGGAGCAGGGGTTGAATGACACCTCATCTTGAAGGGCTTCGAATATACTTCGTAGAAATGACATAAGTGGACTTCCTTCAATACCATCaaccttttattcgaaaaatttttccgtaaaatgtttccttttcgagatttttgactgatccAACTTAAAATATTCACCCGGTATACTCAAATCGATATCTGAAtagttttttcaatagaaattgatAGTTTTCTAATAAacaatgaatttttaattaattccaGGATACATTTGTTCTGCTGGTATTGCCCACAATAAAATCTTGGCTAAATTAGTTTGTGGATTACATAAACCGAATAAACAAACAATTTTACCTCAAACAGCTGTGCCAGAATTATTTACCACATTGCCAATCAGAAAAATCAAGAATCTTGGAGGAAAATTCGGACACACACtttcagaaaaactgaatatCAACTACATGGGGGAGCTCGAGAAATTCTCAGAAAAACAACTCGTCCagatatttgatgaaaaaaccGGGTAAGTGGAATAAAAAACTAATACGTTGCGAAAGATTTTTCAGAATGATATATTATTTCTCCTTATTTATTCTCATAATCATTAATAAAaggggggttacttaagcaaaccttatacctataatgaatacttcaagagttatcaaggaagaactctgaatgaagaaaaaccacaatttctaagtgtgtggagtagtctgtgacatTGTGAAAATAAAGAAAGAAACCAAagttcgatgtttcgataactaaatttgacagttcatgaattataattaatttttggttgggattgttgaaaaatccataaaccaataaaattttctattata is a window of Harmonia axyridis chromosome 2, icHarAxyr1.1, whole genome shotgun sequence DNA encoding:
- the LOC123673819 gene encoding cytosolic non-specific dipeptidase-like; the protein is MSNTFIIMALPNALSEIFQCIDQKQDEFIERFNEAISVSANAEKSQDTTGVIEWVDKLLKSLGFFTELKNVEVVKLDGAIHSTSVIFGSSAAGHCPNKSTILIYCHFGFTGIQKEDELGNHLQNNNFYGNGILDLSSIIAWLNTIEVFETSKIDKPVNIKFIISPKETESNTGLSNLLISEKDCFLESKECPPGERNMAVMKK